A single region of the Hoeflea prorocentri genome encodes:
- a CDS encoding GFA family protein, which translates to MTQEPMTGGCQCGAVRYRVRGELTWPHICHCRMCQKASGNYFMPLANAQKNEFEVTRGQIAWFNSTDVTRRGFCRDCGTPLIFETTKAKHLNITLGSLDRPADIRPSEQFGYEAKMPWFAELDGLAGQPTDDAAQDDPEHFERIRKTNRQHPDHDTKEWPPRQH; encoded by the coding sequence ATGACGCAAGAGCCGATGACAGGCGGATGCCAGTGCGGCGCAGTGCGCTATCGTGTTCGTGGCGAACTGACATGGCCGCATATTTGCCATTGCCGCATGTGCCAAAAAGCATCAGGCAACTATTTCATGCCGCTAGCCAACGCCCAGAAGAATGAGTTCGAAGTCACGCGTGGACAGATCGCGTGGTTCAACTCGACCGATGTAACCCGCAGGGGATTCTGCCGTGATTGTGGTACGCCACTGATTTTCGAGACGACAAAGGCCAAGCATCTCAACATCACCCTTGGATCTCTCGACAGACCGGCCGATATACGGCCGTCCGAACAGTTCGGATACGAAGCAAAGATGCCTTGGTTTGCAGAACTGGACGGGCTTGCGGGCCAACCAACGGATGACGCAGCACAGGATGACCCAGAGCATTTCGAGCGCATCCGCAAGACAAACCGGCAGCACCCTGACCACGACACAAAAGAATGGCCGCCAAGGCAGCATTAG